Proteins found in one Nostoc sp. NIES-3756 genomic segment:
- the argH gene encoding argininosuccinate lyase, giving the protein MTEKQTWSQRFESALHPAIARFNASIGFDIELIEYDITGSQAHAQMLAHTGIISPEEGNQLVAGLEQVREEYRQGNFQPGIDAEDVHFAVERRLTEIVGDVGKKLHTARSRNDQVGTDTRLYLRDQIGQIKTQLREFQRVLLDIAEQNVETLIPGYTHLQRAQPLSLAHHLLAYFQMAQRDWERLGDVYRRVNISPLGCGALAGTTFPIDRHYTAELLQFERVYENSLDGVSDRDFAIEFLCAASLIMVHLSRLSEEIILWASEEFRFVTLKDSCATGSSIMPQKKNPDVPELVRGKTGRVFGHLQAMLVIMKGLPLAYNKDLQEDKEGIFDSVNTVKACLEAMTILLREGLEFRTQRLTAAVTEDFSNATDVADYLAAKGVPFREAYNLVGKVVKTSIAAGKLLKDLTLEEWQQIHPAFAVDIYEAISPRQVVAARNSYGGTGFEQVSKALIAARKEIGE; this is encoded by the coding sequence ATGACCGAAAAACAAACTTGGAGTCAGCGATTTGAATCTGCGCTACATCCAGCGATCGCTCGTTTTAATGCCAGTATAGGTTTTGACATAGAATTAATCGAATACGACATCACAGGTTCCCAAGCCCATGCCCAAATGTTGGCGCATACAGGGATTATTTCACCAGAAGAAGGAAACCAACTAGTTGCAGGTTTAGAGCAAGTTCGTGAGGAATACCGCCAAGGCAATTTTCAGCCAGGTATTGATGCTGAAGATGTGCATTTTGCCGTAGAACGGCGGTTAACAGAGATTGTAGGTGATGTAGGGAAAAAACTACATACTGCGCGATCGCGTAATGACCAAGTAGGTACTGATACTAGACTTTACCTCCGCGACCAAATTGGGCAAATCAAAACCCAGTTACGAGAATTTCAACGAGTCCTACTAGATATAGCCGAACAAAATGTAGAGACTCTGATTCCTGGTTACACTCATCTACAACGCGCCCAACCACTAAGTTTAGCCCATCACTTATTGGCTTACTTCCAAATGGCACAACGAGACTGGGAGCGCTTGGGTGATGTATATCGCCGTGTAAATATTTCACCTTTGGGTTGTGGTGCTTTAGCTGGAACGACCTTTCCTATTGACCGTCATTACACAGCCGAACTGTTGCAGTTTGAGCGTGTATATGAGAATAGCTTGGATGGGGTGAGCGATCGCGATTTTGCGATCGAATTTTTGTGTGCGGCAAGCCTTATTATGGTTCACCTCAGCCGTCTTAGTGAGGAAATCATTCTCTGGGCATCAGAAGAATTTCGTTTTGTCACTCTCAAAGATAGCTGTGCCACAGGTTCCAGCATCATGCCGCAAAAGAAAAACCCCGATGTCCCAGAGTTAGTTAGGGGAAAAACTGGGCGTGTATTTGGTCATCTCCAAGCCATGCTGGTAATTATGAAAGGATTACCCTTGGCATATAACAAAGACTTACAAGAAGACAAAGAGGGCATATTTGACAGCGTTAACACGGTTAAAGCTTGCCTGGAAGCTATGACAATATTGCTACGGGAAGGGCTAGAATTTCGTACTCAGCGCCTAACCGCAGCCGTCACAGAAGATTTTTCTAACGCTACCGATGTCGCGGATTATCTAGCGGCTAAAGGTGTGCCTTTCCGTGAAGCTTATAATCTCGTAGGTAAAGTAGTCAAAACCAGCATTGCGGCTGGCAAACTTTTAAAAGATTTGACATTAGAAGAATGGCAACAAATACACCCAGCATTTGCTGTTGATATTTATGAAGCTATTTCCCCCCGCCAAGTTGTAGCAGCCCGTAATAGTTACGGTGGTACTGGTTTTGAGCAAGTCAGTAAAGCCCTAATTGCTGCCCGTAAGGAGATTGGGGAGTAG
- the larB gene encoding nickel pincer cofactor biosynthesis protein LarB gives MTQPEALRSLLEAVANGKVTPDKALDSLKDLAYEPVGEFAKIDHHRHLRTGFPEVIWGLGKTPEQIARIMEVMRQRNPVVMATRIEPSIYTILQPKIRDLRYYELARICAITPPTIEPQFEGVIGILSAGTADLPVAEEAAVTAELSGFRVMRLWDVGVAGIHRLLSNRHLIESASVLIVVAGMEGALPSVVAGLANCPVIAVPTSVGYGASFGGLAPLLTMLNSCAAGVGVVNIDNGFGAAVLAGQILRTAEKLRMASQES, from the coding sequence GTGACTCAACCTGAAGCTTTGCGATCGCTCCTCGAAGCTGTCGCCAATGGTAAAGTTACCCCAGATAAGGCATTAGATTCTCTCAAAGATTTAGCCTATGAACCTGTGGGTGAGTTTGCCAAAATTGACCATCACCGTCATCTAAGAACCGGGTTCCCCGAAGTAATTTGGGGACTGGGTAAAACACCAGAACAAATTGCCCGAATCATGGAGGTGATGCGCCAACGCAATCCGGTAGTCATGGCTACCCGGATTGAACCAAGTATTTACACCATCTTGCAACCAAAGATTAGAGATTTACGCTACTACGAATTAGCAAGAATTTGTGCTATCACTCCCCCTACTATCGAACCTCAGTTTGAGGGAGTTATCGGCATTCTTTCTGCTGGTACTGCTGACTTACCTGTAGCTGAAGAAGCAGCCGTCACAGCCGAACTGTCTGGTTTTCGGGTAATGCGTCTTTGGGATGTAGGAGTGGCGGGGATTCATCGCCTGCTGAGTAACCGTCATCTAATTGAATCAGCATCAGTATTGATTGTTGTCGCCGGGATGGAAGGTGCTTTACCTAGCGTTGTAGCTGGCTTGGCTAATTGTCCTGTAATTGCCGTACCTACCAGTGTGGGTTATGGTGCTAGTTTTGGCGGTTTAGCACCTTTATTGACAATGCTTAACTCCTGTGCTGCGGGAGTGGGAGTAGTAAATATTGATAACGGGTTTGGTGCAGCCGTATTAGCTGGGCAAATTTTGCGTACAGCAGAGAAATTGCGGATGGCATCACAAGAATCTTGA
- a CDS encoding ABC transporter substrate-binding protein codes for MHSTSHIFSLVRRFWIFIILAAFTAVTLAACNPSNYRSSAAQIPQLVTSILSDPKTFNYPLSSESPNVFGLIYEGLITENYDTGGVDPALAESWTISDDKLKIVFTLRDGLKWSDGEPLTVDDVVFTYNEIYLNEAIPTDIRDIMRIGESRKLPTVRKVDNRRVEFAIPEPFAPFLRSVTGAAILPAHALRESVKTKDAEGKPIFLQKWGVDTPPDQIVCNGLYKIERYDTSERVVFRRNPYYWRKGTKGEAQPYIERLVWQIVESTDTSLLQFRSGGLDSISVSPDYFSLLKVQEKQGNFKIYNGGPATGTTFILFNLNKGKRNGKPLIDPIKSRWFNTVEFRQAVAYALDRQTMINNIYRGLGKNQDSPISVQSPYYLSPKEGLKVYNYNIEKAKQLLLKAGFKYNAQNQLLDSEGNRVRFSLLTNAGNKIREAMGSQIKQDLSKIGIQVDFTPLAWNTYLDKLSNTLDWEASMLGLTGGLEPNDGANVWNPEGGLHMFNQKPQAGQKPIEGWEVAPWEAKIGQLYIQAARELDEAKRKAIYAETQKITQENLPFIYLVNQYALSAVRDRFENIRFSALGGAFWNLYEIKMVK; via the coding sequence ATGCACTCTACTAGCCATATATTTTCTTTAGTTAGACGTTTCTGGATATTTATAATATTGGCTGCATTTACAGCAGTTACATTGGCAGCTTGTAACCCATCCAATTATAGAAGTTCGGCGGCTCAAATACCGCAGTTAGTCACTAGTATTCTCAGCGATCCTAAAACATTTAACTACCCTCTAAGCTCAGAATCGCCTAACGTTTTTGGGTTGATTTATGAAGGATTGATTACCGAAAACTATGATACGGGTGGAGTTGATCCTGCCTTAGCTGAATCTTGGACAATTTCTGATGATAAATTAAAAATTGTTTTTACCCTCCGCGACGGTTTAAAGTGGTCGGATGGAGAACCATTAACAGTCGATGATGTAGTTTTTACTTACAACGAAATTTACTTGAACGAAGCCATTCCTACTGATATTAGAGATATTATGCGGATTGGTGAAAGCCGCAAATTACCAACTGTCAGAAAAGTTGATAATCGTCGGGTTGAGTTTGCAATTCCAGAACCGTTTGCGCCTTTTTTACGTAGTGTAACTGGTGCAGCAATTTTACCAGCCCATGCACTCAGAGAATCGGTAAAAACAAAAGATGCAGAGGGTAAACCTATATTTCTACAAAAATGGGGCGTAGATACACCACCCGACCAAATTGTCTGTAATGGTTTGTACAAAATAGAGCGTTATGACACTAGTGAACGTGTAGTATTTCGCCGTAATCCATACTATTGGCGCAAAGGGACAAAAGGTGAAGCTCAACCCTATATTGAGCGATTAGTATGGCAAATTGTTGAGTCTACAGATACTTCTTTACTACAATTTCGTTCTGGTGGATTGGATAGTATTAGTGTTTCACCAGATTACTTTTCTTTGTTAAAAGTGCAAGAAAAGCAAGGTAATTTTAAGATATATAATGGTGGGCCGGCTACTGGTACAACATTTATATTATTTAATTTGAATAAGGGTAAGAGAAATGGTAAACCACTCATTGATCCGATAAAATCACGCTGGTTTAATACAGTAGAATTTCGTCAAGCGGTAGCTTATGCGCTCGACCGTCAAACGATGATTAATAATATTTATCGGGGTTTGGGGAAAAATCAAGATTCACCAATTTCTGTTCAAAGCCCATATTATCTTTCACCCAAGGAAGGGTTAAAAGTTTACAACTACAATATAGAAAAAGCCAAGCAATTACTATTAAAAGCTGGGTTTAAATATAACGCTCAAAATCAATTATTAGACTCTGAAGGGAATCGAGTCCGCTTTTCATTGTTGACGAATGCTGGAAATAAAATTCGTGAAGCAATGGGTTCGCAAATTAAACAAGACTTGAGCAAAATCGGTATACAGGTAGATTTTACTCCCTTGGCTTGGAATACTTATCTAGATAAGCTTTCCAACACTTTAGATTGGGAAGCTTCTATGTTGGGTTTGACTGGTGGGTTAGAACCTAACGACGGTGCTAACGTCTGGAATCCTGAAGGTGGGTTACATATGTTTAACCAAAAACCCCAAGCAGGACAGAAGCCGATTGAAGGTTGGGAAGTAGCACCTTGGGAAGCAAAAATCGGTCAACTATATATTCAAGCTGCTAGAGAATTGGATGAAGCCAAGCGCAAGGCAATTTATGCGGAAACGCAAAAAATTACCCAAGAAAACTTACCATTTATTTACTTGGTAAATCAATATGCGCTATCAGCAGTACGCGATCGCTTTGAAAATATTCGCTTCTCAGCACTAGGCGGCGCATTCTGGAACCTGTATGAAATCAAAATGGTTAAATAG
- the ispF gene encoding 2-C-methyl-D-erythritol 2,4-cyclodiphosphate synthase, with the protein MTMNIRIGNGYDIHKLVSDRALILGGVNIPHELGLLGHSDADVLTHAIMDAMLGALSLGDIGHYFPPTDPKWAGADSLVLLSQVNELILAQGWRIGNIDSVVVAERPKLKPHIKTMRDKLAHVLQLEPNQIGIKATTNEKLGPVGREEGICAYAVALLVTAD; encoded by the coding sequence ATGACTATGAATATAAGAATTGGTAACGGCTACGATATCCACAAATTGGTGAGCGATCGCGCTTTGATTTTAGGCGGTGTTAACATTCCCCATGAACTCGGTTTGTTGGGACATAGTGATGCTGATGTACTCACCCACGCCATAATGGATGCCATGTTAGGCGCTTTATCTTTGGGTGATATTGGTCATTATTTCCCCCCTACAGATCCCAAATGGGCTGGTGCAGATAGTTTAGTTTTGTTAAGCCAAGTCAACGAATTAATTCTTGCTCAAGGTTGGCGCATAGGTAACATTGACTCGGTAGTAGTCGCAGAACGTCCTAAATTGAAACCCCACATTAAAACAATGCGTGACAAACTAGCCCATGTTTTGCAATTAGAACCCAATCAAATTGGTATCAAAGCCACTACCAACGAGAAATTAGGCCCAGTGGGACGAGAAGAAGGTATCTGTGCTTATGCTGTTGCCTTGCTAGTAACTGCTGATTAA
- the trmD gene encoding tRNA (guanosine(37)-N1)-methyltransferase TrmD, which yields MRFDIVTLFPDCFTSVLSSGLLGKALAKQIAQVNLVNPRDFTTDKHRKVDDEPYGGGVGMLMKPEPIFNAVESLTILERREVILMSPQGQTINQPLLRELASNYDQLVVICGHYEGVDERVLHLVTREVSLGDFILTGGEIPAMALINGVVRLLPGTVAKTESLTAESFEEGLLDYPQYTRPADFRGWKVPDVLLSGNHAAIAKWRYEQQINRTSDRRPDLLEKWQREKHRGGGDEGDEGER from the coding sequence GTGCGCTTTGATATAGTTACACTTTTTCCTGACTGTTTTACCTCAGTTCTCAGTTCCGGTTTACTGGGTAAAGCTCTTGCTAAACAAATTGCTCAAGTTAATTTAGTAAATCCCAGAGATTTCACCACAGACAAACATCGCAAGGTAGATGACGAACCTTACGGTGGTGGTGTAGGGATGTTGATGAAACCAGAACCAATTTTTAACGCAGTAGAGTCACTAACGATTCTAGAGCGCCGAGAAGTGATTTTGATGAGTCCCCAAGGACAAACGATTAATCAGCCCCTATTGCGAGAATTGGCTAGCAATTATGACCAATTAGTAGTAATTTGTGGGCATTACGAAGGAGTAGATGAACGGGTACTGCATTTAGTCACCCGTGAGGTATCTTTAGGCGATTTCATCCTTACAGGTGGAGAAATCCCCGCAATGGCACTAATTAACGGTGTAGTGCGGCTGCTTCCTGGAACCGTCGCCAAAACCGAATCTCTTACCGCCGAAAGTTTTGAGGAAGGTTTATTGGATTATCCCCAATACACTCGCCCCGCTGACTTTCGGGGTTGGAAAGTCCCTGATGTCTTGTTATCTGGAAATCATGCAGCGATCGCCAAATGGCGTTACGAGCAGCAGATCAACAGAACAAGCGATCGCCGCCCTGATTTACTAGAGAAATGGCAACGGGAGAAGCACCGAGGTGGGGGAGATGAGGGAGATGAGGGGGAAAGGTAA
- a CDS encoding cyanophycinase: protein MPQLQAKSLEMRTPQATKTAVLVIGGAEDKVHGREILRTFFGRSGANKAYITIIPSASREPAIIGGRYIRIFEEMGAEKVEILDIREREHCESPQVRASLEACSGVFLTGGDQLRLCGVLSDTPVMDIIRQRVRGGQLTLAGTSAGAAVMGHHMIAGGGSGETPNRSLVDMATGLGLIPEVIVDQHFHNRNRMGRLISAISAHPDRLGIGIDEDTCAVFERDGWLQVLGKGSVTIVDPTELTHTNEPHVGATEPLTVHNLRLHILSYGDRFHLYQRTVLPAVHRISS, encoded by the coding sequence ATGCCGCAACTACAAGCTAAATCGCTGGAAATGAGGACACCCCAAGCAACTAAAACCGCCGTTCTGGTAATCGGAGGCGCAGAAGACAAAGTTCACGGACGCGAAATCCTGAGAACTTTTTTTGGCAGGTCTGGTGCAAATAAAGCCTATATTACAATTATTCCATCTGCCTCCCGCGAACCTGCGATCATCGGTGGTCGTTACATTCGCATTTTTGAAGAAATGGGTGCTGAAAAGGTCGAGATTTTAGACATCCGGGAACGGGAACATTGTGAATCCCCCCAAGTGAGAGCATCCCTAGAAGCCTGTAGTGGCGTGTTTCTCACTGGTGGAGACCAATTGCGCCTGTGTGGTGTATTATCTGATACACCAGTGATGGATATTATCCGGCAGCGAGTCAGAGGCGGGCAACTAACTCTGGCAGGCACAAGTGCTGGGGCGGCGGTGATGGGGCATCATATGATTGCTGGTGGCGGTAGTGGCGAAACGCCCAATCGTTCCCTAGTGGATATGGCAACAGGCTTGGGGCTAATCCCTGAAGTGATAGTTGACCAACACTTCCACAATCGTAATCGCATGGGTCGTCTCATTAGTGCGATCTCCGCTCACCCTGACCGCTTAGGCATTGGCATTGATGAAGATACTTGTGCTGTGTTTGAGCGTGATGGTTGGCTCCAAGTATTAGGAAAAGGCAGTGTCACCATTGTCGATCCTACCGAACTCACCCACACCAACGAACCCCACGTTGGCGCAACTGAACCTTTAACCGTGCATAACTTACGCCTGCATATCCTCAGCTATGGCGATCGCTTTCACCTGTACCAAAGGACTGTATTGCCTGCCGTACACCGCATCTCCAGCTGA
- the cphA gene encoding cyanophycin synthetase yields the protein MRILKIQTLRGPNYWSIRRHKLIVMRLDLETLAEVPSNEIPGFYEGLVEALPSLEGHYCSPGCHGGFLMRVREGTMMGHIVEHVALELQELALMHVGFGRTRETATPGVYQVVIEYLNEEAGRYAGRAAVRLCQSIVDRGRYPKAELEQDIQDLKDLWRDASLGPSTEAIVKEAEKRGIPWMQLGARFLIQLGYGVNHKRMQATMSDKTGILGVELACDKEATKRILAASGVPVPKGTVINFLDDLEEAIEYVGGYPIVIKPLDGNHGRGITIDIRTWEEAEAAYEAARQVSRSIIVERYYVGRDHRVLVVDGKVVAVAERVPAHVVGNGRSTIAELIEETNLDPNRGDGHDKVLTKIELDRTSYQLLERQGYTLNSVPPKGTICYLKATANLSTGGTAVDRTDEIHPENLWIAQRVVKIIGLDIAGLDIVTTDISRPLRETDGVIVEVNAAPGFRMHVAPSQGIPRNVAGAVMDMLFPNEQSSRIPILSVTGTNGKTTTTRLLAHIYKQTGKVVGYTTTDGTYIGEYLVEAGDNTGPQSAHLILQDPTVEVAVLETARGGILRSGLGFEAANVGVVLNVAADHLGIGDIDTLEQLANLKSVVAEAVYPDGYVVLNADDRRVAAMAEKTKANIAYFTMNPDSDLVRKHIQKGGVAAVYENGYLSIVKGDWTHRIERAENIPLTMGGRAPFMIANALAASLAAFVQNVTIEQIRAGLKTFRASVSQTPGRMNLFNLGNYHALVDYAHNPASYEAVGAFVRNWTNGQRIGVIGGPGDRRDEDFVTLGKLAAEIFDYIIVKEDDDTRGRARGSASELITRGITQVKPDARFESILDETQAINKGLDLAPANGLVVILPESVSRAIKLIKLRGLVKEEIQQQNSSTTVIDNQNGVASSSVINTLL from the coding sequence ATGAGAATCCTCAAGATCCAGACCTTACGCGGCCCAAACTACTGGAGCATTCGACGCCACAAACTAATCGTCATGCGCCTCGATTTAGAAACCCTTGCCGAGGTGCCATCAAATGAAATCCCCGGATTTTATGAAGGATTGGTAGAGGCGCTGCCGAGTCTGGAGGGTCATTATTGCTCACCTGGCTGTCATGGTGGTTTTTTGATGAGAGTGCGAGAAGGCACCATGATGGGTCATATCGTGGAACACGTAGCCTTAGAACTCCAAGAATTAGCTCTAATGCACGTCGGCTTTGGTCGTACCCGCGAAACTGCCACACCCGGAGTTTATCAGGTAGTCATAGAGTACTTAAACGAGGAAGCGGGGCGCTATGCTGGACGAGCAGCTGTGAGGTTGTGCCAAAGCATCGTAGATCGCGGTCGCTACCCCAAGGCAGAACTAGAGCAAGACATACAAGACCTGAAAGATTTATGGCGTGATGCTTCTCTTGGCCCTTCAACAGAAGCAATAGTTAAAGAAGCAGAAAAACGCGGTATCCCTTGGATGCAGCTAGGCGCACGCTTTTTGATTCAACTAGGCTATGGCGTGAATCATAAGCGGATGCAGGCCACAATGTCCGATAAGACGGGCATTTTAGGTGTAGAACTAGCTTGCGACAAAGAAGCAACCAAGCGGATTTTAGCAGCATCTGGTGTGCCAGTACCGAAGGGTACGGTGATAAATTTCTTAGATGACTTAGAAGAAGCCATAGAATACGTCGGTGGTTATCCGATTGTGATTAAGCCGCTAGATGGCAATCACGGACGGGGCATTACTATCGATATCAGAACTTGGGAAGAAGCCGAAGCCGCTTACGAAGCTGCCAGACAGGTTTCCCGGTCAATTATTGTTGAGCGGTATTACGTTGGGCGCGATCACAGAGTACTAGTGGTAGATGGTAAAGTAGTGGCCGTTGCTGAACGTGTACCCGCTCATGTCGTTGGTAATGGTAGATCCACAATCGCGGAACTCATAGAGGAAACAAACCTTGACCCCAATCGTGGCGACGGACATGATAAAGTCCTCACCAAGATAGAACTAGACCGTACTAGCTACCAACTACTCGAAAGACAAGGTTATACCCTCAACAGCGTGCCACCCAAAGGCACGATTTGTTATTTAAAGGCAACCGCGAATTTGAGTACAGGCGGTACGGCTGTAGACAGGACAGACGAAATTCACCCGGAAAACCTCTGGATAGCCCAAAGAGTAGTCAAAATTATCGGTTTAGACATCGCCGGACTGGATATTGTGACTACTGATATTAGCCGCCCCTTACGCGAAACAGATGGCGTAATTGTGGAAGTAAACGCTGCTCCTGGCTTTAGGATGCACGTAGCCCCCAGTCAAGGCATTCCCCGCAACGTCGCCGGCGCAGTTATGGATATGCTCTTCCCCAATGAACAGTCCAGCCGCATCCCCATTCTCAGCGTTACCGGGACTAATGGTAAAACCACAACTACCCGCTTGTTAGCTCATATCTACAAACAGACAGGTAAGGTTGTCGGTTATACAACTACAGATGGGACATATATCGGTGAATACTTAGTAGAAGCAGGGGATAATACTGGGCCGCAAAGCGCCCACCTGATTTTACAAGACCCCACAGTCGAGGTTGCCGTATTAGAAACAGCCCGTGGCGGGATTTTACGCTCAGGCTTGGGCTTTGAAGCAGCGAATGTGGGTGTGGTGTTAAATGTAGCTGCTGATCACTTAGGTATCGGTGACATTGACACGCTCGAACAGTTAGCCAACCTTAAGAGTGTGGTGGCAGAAGCAGTCTATCCTGATGGCTACGTAGTTTTGAATGCTGACGATCGCCGTGTTGCGGCAATGGCAGAAAAAACCAAAGCTAATATTGCCTACTTCACCATGAACCCCGACTCAGACTTGGTGCGCAAGCACATCCAAAAGGGAGGAGTGGCGGCTGTATATGAAAATGGCTACCTGTCAATCGTCAAAGGCGACTGGACACACCGCATCGAAAGGGCAGAAAATATCCCCTTAACAATGGGTGGACGCGCCCCATTCATGATTGCCAACGCCCTAGCCGCTAGTTTGGCAGCCTTCGTGCAGAATGTCACTATTGAGCAAATTCGCGCAGGCTTAAAAACCTTCCGCGCTTCCGTCAGCCAAACCCCAGGACGGATGAACTTATTTAATCTGGGTAACTACCACGCCTTAGTAGATTACGCGCACAACCCAGCCAGTTATGAAGCCGTGGGTGCGTTTGTCCGTAACTGGACGAATGGACAGCGCATTGGCGTAATTGGTGGGCCAGGCGATCGCCGTGACGAAGATTTTGTCACTTTAGGCAAACTCGCCGCCGAAATCTTTGATTATATCATCGTCAAAGAAGACGACGACACTAGAGGCAGAGCAAGGGGATCAGCTTCCGAATTGATCACCAGAGGTATCACCCAAGTTAAACCAGATGCGCGTTTTGAGTCAATTCTGGATGAAACCCAAGCAATTAATAAAGGCTTGGATCTGGCTCCTGCTAACGGATTGGTGGTGATCTTACCAGAAAGTGTTAGCCGTGCTATTAAGTTAATTAAACTGCGCGGTTTAGTCAAAGAGGAGATACAGCAACAAAATTCCTCAACAACCGTTATAGATAACCAAAATGGCGTAGCATCTTCTTCTGTAATTAATACTCTGCTGTAG
- the tatA gene encoding twin-arginine translocase TatA/TatE family subunit, translating into MFGLGWPEVAIIVVVAVVIFGPKKIPELGSALGKTLRGFKEELKNPSEDTNSEDEEK; encoded by the coding sequence TTGTTTGGACTAGGATGGCCGGAAGTAGCGATAATTGTCGTTGTGGCGGTGGTAATTTTTGGCCCGAAAAAAATTCCCGAACTGGGAAGCGCACTAGGTAAAACCCTCAGAGGTTTTAAGGAGGAACTGAAAAATCCTAGTGAGGATACCAACTCGGAGGACGAAGAAAAATAA
- a CDS encoding ABC transporter permease produces MAILIKKNFNWLQVQRYWELLLVLVMRNLKVRYRGSLLGVYWSLLNPLIMTGLYSAIFGTTFASYYGNSILNYILAAFTGLVVINFFSASTSQALSSVVGNGALLNKIRLPVSVFPVSMVVANIFQFAVGAFPLLVVITLINSKSLVNVFALLLPCLALVLVCSGVGFLVSALYVFFRDLPYFYELVVFVLWISSPVFYPAAIVPPQVKTFLVLNPLSPIIESFRQITLSENLPDLSVIWGGLLGGIIMLSLGLVCFHLWRHQFMDLL; encoded by the coding sequence ATGGCTATTTTAATTAAAAAAAATTTCAACTGGCTGCAAGTCCAGCGCTATTGGGAACTGCTGCTTGTTTTAGTTATGCGGAATCTCAAAGTACGCTATCGAGGTTCGTTGTTAGGAGTATATTGGTCTTTATTAAATCCGTTAATCATGACGGGACTTTACAGTGCCATTTTTGGGACAACATTCGCTTCCTATTACGGTAACTCCATCCTCAACTACATATTAGCTGCATTCACTGGACTGGTAGTTATTAATTTTTTCTCAGCCTCCACATCTCAAGCTTTGTCCAGTGTGGTGGGAAATGGGGCCTTGTTGAATAAAATTCGCTTACCTGTTAGCGTATTTCCTGTATCAATGGTTGTGGCCAATATATTTCAGTTTGCAGTTGGTGCTTTTCCTTTATTAGTAGTTATTACCCTCATCAACTCTAAAAGTTTAGTAAACGTGTTCGCACTGCTCTTACCCTGTCTGGCTTTAGTCTTAGTTTGTAGTGGGGTGGGATTTTTAGTCAGTGCGCTTTATGTTTTCTTTAGAGACTTACCCTATTTTTACGAGTTAGTTGTATTCGTACTCTGGATTAGCAGCCCAGTATTTTATCCAGCTGCTATTGTACCACCCCAAGTCAAAACATTTTTAGTGTTAAATCCACTATCACCAATTATTGAAAGTTTTCGTCAAATTACTCTATCAGAAAACTTACCAGATTTAAGTGTAATTTGGGGTGGTTTACTTGGTGGAATCATTATGTTGTCATTGGGATTGGTTTGTTTTCATTTGTGGCGACATCAATTTATGGATCTGCTTTAG
- a CDS encoding ABC transporter ATP-binding protein, producing MEVIRLDKVSLWRRTQEEFSYDLKKTILSVIEGKYRKPAKKLVLDKIDLVVNSGEKIGIIGANGSGKSTMLKIICQILNPTSGSARIRGKIAPLIELGAGFDPEISVIDNILLYGVLLGFSRAEMKERTQSILEFAELQDYALVPVKGLSSGMVARLGFAIATDVQPDILILDEVLSVGDENFKNKCKQRINKFWQADATVLVVSHDLDFVEQYCERVVWLDKGKVMFIGQPKEAVSSYLNKI from the coding sequence ATGGAAGTAATACGTTTGGATAAGGTTTCGTTATGGCGGCGAACGCAAGAAGAGTTTTCTTATGATTTGAAGAAAACCATTTTATCTGTTATTGAAGGTAAGTATCGTAAACCTGCAAAGAAATTGGTTTTAGACAAAATTGATTTAGTTGTAAACTCAGGCGAGAAAATAGGAATTATCGGGGCAAATGGTTCTGGTAAATCAACCATGCTCAAAATCATTTGCCAAATTCTTAATCCAACCAGTGGTTCGGCACGTATACGCGGTAAGATTGCTCCATTGATTGAACTTGGAGCTGGCTTTGATCCAGAGATTTCTGTAATAGATAATATACTTCTTTATGGTGTACTGCTAGGATTTTCTCGTGCAGAGATGAAAGAAAGAACCCAATCTATATTAGAATTTGCAGAATTACAAGATTATGCGTTAGTGCCAGTGAAGGGTTTATCTTCTGGCATGGTGGCAAGGTTGGGTTTCGCCATTGCTACAGATGTGCAACCAGACATTCTAATCTTGGATGAAGTTCTCTCTGTAGGCGATGAGAACTTTAAAAACAAGTGTAAGCAAAGAATTAACAAATTCTGGCAGGCAGATGCAACAGTTTTAGTCGTGTCCCATGATTTAGATTTTGTGGAGCAATATTGTGAACGAGTAGTTTGGTTAGATAAAGGTAAAGTAATGTTTATAGGTCAGCCTAAAGAAGCTGTATCTTCTTATCTTAATAAAATTTAA